Proteins co-encoded in one Desulfurella sp. genomic window:
- a CDS encoding ABC transporter ATP-binding protein encodes MIEIKNLRKAFGNQVVLNNLDLKIEAGKITVILGKSGQGKSVLIKSIIGTLKPDSGKIMFDNKNLLDMKLPEFNKIRMKFGVLFQEAALFDSMNVFENVAFPLRRHMKISESEIKDKVFSLLEDVGLEGHDKKMPSEISGGMRKRVGVARALILNPEIMLFDEPTTGLDPIMSDVINNLIISMHDKFKFTGIVISHDISGAYKTGDIIAMLYEGKIIEYGSVEYFKNSNNPVVKQFVSGSMEGPISI; translated from the coding sequence ATGATTGAAATTAAAAATTTGAGAAAAGCTTTTGGCAATCAGGTAGTTTTAAACAATTTAGATCTAAAGATAGAAGCAGGTAAAATAACTGTTATATTAGGCAAAAGTGGTCAGGGTAAAAGTGTCTTAATAAAAAGCATTATAGGTACATTAAAACCAGATTCTGGTAAAATAATGTTTGACAATAAAAATTTATTAGATATGAAATTGCCAGAATTTAACAAAATAAGAATGAAATTTGGTGTGCTCTTTCAAGAAGCTGCCCTGTTTGATTCTATGAATGTTTTTGAAAATGTAGCTTTTCCATTGAGACGGCATATGAAAATTTCCGAAAGTGAAATTAAAGATAAAGTATTTTCATTACTGGAAGACGTTGGACTGGAAGGACATGATAAGAAAATGCCTTCTGAAATATCCGGCGGTATGAGAAAAAGAGTTGGTGTTGCTAGGGCGCTGATACTTAATCCTGAGATAATGCTTTTTGATGAACCTACCACAGGATTAGATCCAATTATGTCAGATGTTATAAATAATCTTATTATTTCTATGCACGACAAATTTAAATTTACAGGAATAGTTATAAGCCATGATATTTCTGGGGCATATAAGACAGGAGATATTATAGCTATGCTTTATGAAGGCAAAATAATAGAGTATGGATCTGTGGAATATTTTAAAAATTCAAATAATCCTGTAGTAAAGCAATTTGTATCAGGAAGTATGGAAGGACCTATTTCTATTTAA
- a CDS encoding ABC transporter permease — translation MFIFTYLGSLIVNFIDQLGGIVILTSKALINIFKGSLRIKQTIDQFYTIGVTSSFIVILTSLFIGMVEALQIYHGFRKFGAENMIGYTVAVSLGRELSPVFTALMIVARNISAMGAEIGTMKITEQIDAMEVMAVDPINYIVTPRIFATVVMLPFLVALSNVVGNIGGYVVGVFILKVNSVSYIDNIKQYLELSDLTYGFIKAAVFGLIISSIGCYMGLNTSKGAKGVGLSTTKAVVVSSVAILVADYILSAFLF, via the coding sequence ATGTTTATTTTTACTTATCTGGGGAGCTTAATAGTAAATTTTATTGATCAATTGGGTGGTATTGTTATTTTAACTTCAAAAGCTTTAATAAATATTTTTAAAGGTTCTTTGAGAATAAAACAAACTATAGATCAATTTTACACTATTGGTGTAACGTCAAGCTTTATTGTAATTTTAACTTCACTTTTTATTGGTATGGTCGAAGCTTTGCAAATATATCACGGTTTTAGAAAATTTGGCGCAGAAAACATGATAGGCTACACCGTAGCTGTATCTTTAGGTAGAGAGCTTTCGCCTGTATTTACTGCTTTGATGATTGTTGCAAGGAATATTTCTGCGATGGGTGCAGAAATTGGCACAATGAAGATTACAGAACAGATTGATGCTATGGAAGTTATGGCAGTTGACCCTATAAATTATATTGTTACGCCAAGAATTTTTGCAACTGTAGTAATGCTGCCATTTTTAGTTGCTTTATCTAATGTTGTAGGCAATATTGGCGGCTATGTTGTGGGTGTTTTTATACTAAAAGTCAATTCAGTATCTTATATTGATAACATAAAACAATATCTTGAATTAAGCGATTTAACATATGGTTTTATTAAAGCAGCAGTATTTGGATTGATTATTTCTTCAATTGGTTGCTACATGGGTCTAAATACTTCAAAAGGGGCAAAAGGTGTTGGTTTATCTACAACAAAAGCTGTTGTAGTATCAAGTGTTGCAATTTTAGTTGCAGATTATATTTTATCGGCATTTTTGTTTTAA